Within Spinacia oleracea cultivar Varoflay chromosome 4, BTI_SOV_V1, whole genome shotgun sequence, the genomic segment acttATTTTCGTTTTCTCTTCTCAAAATCTGTGATTATCATTTATTTAGTTTTTTCCTCATACAATGAATAGAAGAAGACATTGGGGTTTcgttataaataaataaaaagagaggacatcatgttaggttatgatacatatgaaaaacataaatcatgcggaaaaaccttaatgccaggaaacatattatttacacataatcatttagcataattcagatgcatacactttgtagcgtgccctccctagctgcgcccgaaccgaacaagaacaagtctttaggactccaagtgtcgtccctccgtagatagtccacagcacgtccggatccgccttaagcttcaccaactagaatcgcccttaaggcactataaatttcggctaatagggcaagagtgtatggctgatttttgcgaaaatcttacctttgaatacttgaatctttcgtgtataaatttgtgatcctaggcacatatttattgagttatggaaaaggacttagaatcctattagaataccaatttagtttaattagagtcctattaggactcttattaaataaaatctatctactaggattaggatttaatcatagaacaaattctaatagccttaggatttgtattgcacacaaccgtacacgagcacgagcacgagcaccacccgcgcaagccttgcggcccacacgagctgcACTCGCTCGCAGACCAAATGTCGCAGCCCAAATTTGCTCCGTGCGCCctaaggccttgctgggcctggccttgcgctgggcctggcggggcttggctgtgtgcgattgatgcgtgtggcttgctaggcgatggcccggcttcgtgctgggccttcgtctggcaggcctcgtccgatgctaattcgtacgatacgcttccgattaaattcccgattccggaattcatttccgatacgaataatatttaatattttcgattccggaattaatttccgtttcgaacaaatatttaatatttccgtttccgaaattattttccgatttcgattatttccgattctgacaatatttccgtttccggcaatattttcgtttccggcaatatttccatttccaataatattttccgatacgtaccatgtttccatttccggcaatatctacgacttggataatatttatatttccgatacgatccatatttccgtttccggcaatatcatcgtttccggagtattcatttcttgcctttgacgatctcagctcccactgaaaccaagatccgtcgattccgaatatccatagatggagtatttaatgccattaaatacttgatccgtttacgtactatttgagtgaccctacgggttcagtcaagagtaagatgtggattaatatcattaattccacttgaactgaagcggcctttagctagacattcagctcacttgatcgcactgaattattaacttgttaattaatactgaaccgcatttattagacttaaaattatatgcatacttggaccaagggcattatttccttcagtctcccacttgtctttagggacaagtgtgcatttcctaattcctttgtcgcttgatgcttgatcttgaacataaggtaagagttatcatccttattacgtccagaggtgtttctcggtttcagagttcaactgatcaaataaacagataatcatagcctatgattcatctgagcacggccatgcattttacagtttctagctctccgagtggccttgtaaaactttttagcatctcatcccaatttatgggaggacaatcccaatcttgcgatcttgagattagatttcgtttgataggtgattacctgagcgttgcctttatagcctccttttacggtgcgacggttggtcaacgtcaaagtaagcagttctcaaacaagtaatctcaaatcactcaggtattgaggatttagtgtctaataattttaatgaaatttacttatgacagattttcatctcttacagtaaagtttcataggtctgtccgatactagtcttcccaaagtaagtatctatgcaaattattatgacattgccatgtccacatagttcaagaaacacaactactagtcatcttgcattctagtcgtctaacgttttctatgcgtccatctttatagaaaactccgaccagggactattttcaacttttgacattcaagttcacttgatagacatttcttagtcacaggactggtcctgacagtctatcttgaatatatcgtcaaattgaagggactcatcatttaatactaaaccaagattaaatggaatatgaaaatacatttcatatatgataaatgttcaaccctaatgttttacaaccatgggcctcaaacccatctttaaaacagttcatggaattcaaagctatgcttgatttccagtgctacaatgtgtgtgttgcttctcacttgttgcataggtttagttatcatgctttgccaatcttaatatccttgtcatcgaatgttcttcgagatatgatgataagatcttttgagtatgcttattttgtgatctagtccttcttgctacattagtggttctacgcatttcttaatgaagaaccatcaagccagcagataggtgatctacccaagttcagtgaagaactcttaacataaacaaccctgttttattgcttcttaggcaataagtacttttacttcaactgtataggttgctagtgatgctttggttggatttacttatccaagcagttcacagatatgtggaagactttccatctgtatcttagaacatagaaattaatatttaatttcccacgcaacaactcatggtctccaatccatgttgccatttcaaaacacgatgctctttaactcgtccttgtcaaaggttaactccaagggatcttgcttgatcctttgcctagtgtttatgcgtgtagcatcaatatttagcttatctttatttccttgaatcaagaactattcttatgtatcttatcaagtaccataagttctccttgatctcaatctagttgatcttcacttagatcaatagagattggtatgtgttcgtcatgcctaaagccatacgatacattttggcgatccttatattatatcatacatgataaattcgtttgcagaataattcccagttgaattctatccatgtaactttagctcattcaatttcagcagatactgaatccaactaaattctttgacatataatataggtgaagaatctcatttagatcctttgatgtttaacttagtaaatgcttatacatagttcatacattctttacttagatttattcatatggatcgaatatctccaatggagtctttcgtgttttatttagtaaatgtcattacttaatccaaaacaatatcataggatctttgtaaatagatcttaatacccagtatgtactaagtttcgccttggtccatcattgatgaataatttcaaacctaagttattagcatttgaatgttatttcacaatagagagatatgtgtgtgatacacataggaccaataaAGTTTtcatgtactcccactaaacttcttatatatctataaaaatcatgtacattttatgaaactaaaatgcgtattagtttcactaaaatacagttctaattcccaattgcttgcttaaatctgtacttagatttcataagttagctttccttttcaagtatttatttggatccacaaatcctatgacatgtcatgtacatagtttcttccaacatttgattgaggaatacgttttgtcatccaattgccatatgtaccaatatgcaatcattgcttgaattatagacttgagcattatgattatgcatgaggtttcaacacaatccatgtcatgaatttgcttgtaacctttagcaactaatctagctttgtgtgtgaacacaattccatgtttgatggtttttatccttaaaaccaatttgcaaccaataggtgtttaatctattcttgcaaatcaacaaaatttcaattttgtcatcaaaacattggttatgttttatggcctttaaccatctaaaacattttagtctatatatggcctctaaccattatagggaatctaggtttcgtcataactttcttacaggtcacaaactcattaatctacgtgataatagtttgactgtaagttgtaggtttcttcattatctaatagaaaaaatctcatagcttcagtgacctgaaatccatgtttcttcactatctaatagaagaatctcatagtttcagtgacttgaactctatgcctacttgggtatagaacatcaaacaataataTTCTGTtatccttgaagcacttgtaaagtcttctaagagatgtctattctttaatgccacttctaaagtccttaaagaataagtgttcggattttctgaagaacttcgaaaagcctccggaatgtccgtttatgtttgttgttcacctcgaagactttcgaggtctattttctcccacttgtcattttggaaacgaatctccaaagggacattatttcgagcaaacaaacattatgttctcaaaaattcgtggtagaaataatacccttgtgtctcatttgaataaatcacaatgaaacatatatctatacttgggccttagtttgttgaataacaaacactaagctcccactgagtttaggaactctttagatatattatgaaaagatattctgaatttatttttcaatacactagaggaaaaatcgccatgtgcttcccttcaagtgcggctcatttagtaaattggcagcacttgagagcactaaaaaaaaagaaataatacattttcacaagtgcgggctcattttaaaaaattggcagcacttgaattcaagtgcgggctttaaactcaagtgcgggctcattttacaaAAGAGCCGCACAAAATATTTCTAAAAATATTTCTCAAAATCTTTTCATTTCCCGCTTCTCCTCCTTACCCTTCTCTGGTTCccacttctctctccttcccctcTCTGGTTCTCTAATTCTCTGCTCATTCCCCTTCTCTAGTTTCTAACAAGCCGTTGATGTTCCCCCTACCACCGACGTTGTTCCCTTACCGTCGACGCTTCCTCTTCCAGCCGTGggttaaaaaccctaatttgtaattgtaaccTGCTTGTTGATGTTAATTGAGGTTGTTTTGAGCAGTTGAGCTTCATGATTCAACCTCTAGTGAGCTTCGCTTCTCTTGCCACTCCTATCAATTTTTGTTTTACATATTATTTCTATGTATTTGAAGTTTTATTTTTCTAGGGTTTCTTTGTATTTCAGActctaaatttttataatttctttTTGGTTGATATTGTGGTGACAAATTCGATTGGGCAGGAGAAGAGAAATCTGAAGATTTTGTATTGTTTCCCCATCAACCTTCAACATCGAACTCGTAAGGAGGTTTGTCAATCTAATTTCTTAAATTTACTTCTAAACTCCTATTTGATTTTGTGCTTGATCTAGTTTCTTTTGTGTTGtagctttcttttttcttgttttGGTGGCCTGGgtaaaaatttggaattttttggGTGCATAATGTAATGAAATAGTTTTAATATCAGTCTAATTATAGGGAAGTCAGTCTAATTACAGTGAAGGTGATTTATGTCAGCTGGTTTTTTAGGAGTTTTCTTATTGATGGGAGTCCAATAAGATCAAGGGTGTAGTCGTGTAGAAGCTAGTGTTAATAACTGGTAATATTAGGTGAGGAACGACCGAATGAATCATACTAACTACCTAGTTTCCCTAGTTCTCTTGAAAATTCTTTCTATTCGCACGGTATACTTTTAATAGAAGAGAGGACATTCATGCTTCCTAGTTCTCTTGAAAATTCTTTCTATTCACatgattttttataatttttctgtAATTCGCTAAGAAGGGAGAGAATGAGCTAAACTGGACAACAAACAATCTGCCAGGTTAACTGATGAACTAGAGTTTCACAGAACATCATTGTCTGAAGTAACATTTACAAAAATGCATCAAGTTGAGTTGCACTATTCTGTAATTGCGGTGCATTTTCTAATGGCCGTTGTTAATGAAATGTTGCTAATTATGTTTCGTGTATCTATCACTAAGATCCCAGTCCCACTAGTTATGATATGTAGGATTGTCGAGCTAGGTAACAAGATTTTGGTTGGGACAAGTTCTAATCTTTTCGAATCTTTATGCTTTGTAGAGGCGGTATCTTGCTTGGAGCAGGCTGTAAATAGCTTCCTTGAAATGGAAAACTCAATATGTGTGCTAGATTCTATAAGGTAAACTAAATGGTTGAAAGTTGGTTTTGCTCTATTTGGTTGATACACGAGTTAATTTCTTTCTAATATCTCTATAATATCAccttttaactttatttttaattaggtCGATTTTGATGATGATTAGAAACTCTTTCGTTTATAATTATGCACATTACGCCTGATCAATTGCACATGGGTCATTATATCCTTTATATGAAAGGGATAATGacaatttatttgctcattatCACTAATGATTCATCTCATTTGCATAGGAAATCGTTGTAATATATGAGACTGATAAAAATTTGGAGCAGGATATTGCTTGGTATGAGAAAGTTGCATATCTTTTAAAAAGTGAAGAGGTGACAACCTCTGAAAATTAGAACAGACAGAAAGTTGCACAATATTTTGCTTGGTAAGTGTAAATTATGTTTTCCTTGGTAAATTGGTGACGCAATATGCCAATAGCAGGTTGTTAGGCTTCTTTAAAGTTCAGTTGAATGGTTACTATTAGCCCCAAATCTATCTCTAACTATACATTTCTAGTCTCCCAGAAAGTATAATTAGGGATATAATTTCTAATTAGCATGCAGATGTCGAGAGTGAGCAGATCAAAGATAGTGGGATGCCTTGGTTGTGGTTCATTCATACAATCCCAGACGTAAAGTTCCGCATAGCAGTATCTCAATAAGTGATTTGAACCTTTGCTTATCCAaagcattgctgctgctcaaaATTACTCTGGTAATATATTTCAACCTGTGAGAGCTATTCGGGATTGCCGGATCAGCAGTATAGTAGCACTTTTCGGAATTAGAAACCACATTCGTTTTTGATGTTATTAATCTTATTATTAGTAATATATGACCATTTTATGATGGCTATGATATGATCTTGAGATTAAAATATATGCACCCCCGTCTTAGTGCGTTGGCTATCACGTTTACTGTCAACACTCTAGATCTTTGTCGCAGTGAAATCAACATTGTAATCTATCCTACTTTACTGTCGTGCTAATATCACTGACTCACCACCACTAGTTGAATGGCACCGCGACTTTGTTACTTCAGTTACTCAAAACCAGCTGAATGTTGTGTTAATTATCTTTGGATGAGATGAAACCTTTTAGTATTCGTTATCTGGAGTCCTAGAGCTCACTTGTAACCAGTAAGCAACTAGTTTATTTGTTCTAATCTTCTGATCATATCTATAACTTTTCCCCTTCCATCGTTCTGGTTCATAGTGTTTGTCATTTGTGATTAATTGTTCTCCTGTCAGgaactttcttttttttaattaaatttattccGTTGATGAGCGTCGGCAAAGCCTCATTTATGCACTTAGTTAACTAGTTTAGTATGTCTGCTAGCCTGAGGTTCTGAGTGCACTTGAAGTCCTGATTATTTTCTGTGATAATCTGTGACTAACTACGAATACTTCTGTAAACTTCTTGAGCAGCCTCAATCCAAATGCCACGTGTCGGGTATCAAGATGGATCAGTCGATCAGATCGAGCAATTTGGTATTCTATTGAGCGTCTTTTGCGAAAATATTCCTCGATATATGGCATTAAGATTTACGTGTATGTCTCTCTAAAACCATTCCCAGTTCCTCTTTCTTGTAGTCAGCTGTGCTTTTTCCTGAGCTTGAATTGTGAACCTCTCCCCCCTCTGATTTTGTGCAGGTATTATTGCAGGAAGCCTTCACGGTATGAAATGTATTTGCAGTCAATGCCTGAATGTAGTATTTCCAGTCAGTGCAACATTAGAATGATGAATCTCAATGGTCAGATTTGGATTTGTATCTTGAAGAGCCAGTCTTACCACAGATGTATAACTTCATCGTGTTGCACTGGTGGAAAGAAAACGGGTTCAAGTATCCTCAGCTTTCTTGGATGGCTTGCAACTTCCTGGCCATTCCTCTGTCTGTTGTGACTCATTCTGATGCATACTACACTGAGCGAAGGGAAGCTAATTGGAGATTGTTGTCTTTCAAACCTGAACTGATAAATGCCTTGAAGTGCACTAGGAGCTGGAAATTTGGTTATGTAAGAAGTAATATAAGGTACATATGCTGAATAAACTTGTACTACGTACTACGGAGTAGATTTTATATTTTGCATTATTTCTAACTGAACATCCCTCTCAAAATTTTCTTGCTTATGCAGCTGCTCCGAGGCTCAATTGAACTTTTATGAGACCGTTATGAGATCATGAGTAGAGCTAGGACTTGGAGTTTTGAAGCATAGTATGCTGTATTATCATGGTTATTGTGGGAGAGTGCAGGTAGAGAATTATCAGAGTCTTCTGGTTTATGGAACTTTTAAGttattttcttgacaatgtgaACTATAGGTGGAAGTAAGGACTTttgttgattttctttttaattggTAGGAAATCAACTACTTGTATCTATTTAGCTGATATTTTTTGCATCGGCATTGTTGAGAATGATATGGCTTGCCAATGTTAGTTGACATTGAAGCTTATTTTTGGTATAATTGTAATGTAAtcgacttttatatttacaattatatactattcaatttaattatatatataattggatacttttttATTTGATGTATGGAGGTTAACTAGTGGCGTGGTCCAATTGTATAATATATGAAGCCGAGAATTGGTTATATAATAAATCtagatcaagtgcggctcatttatatgccatgtgcggctcatttttatacctgtgctgcccatttctaggtcaagtgcgggctcaattccgaaattggcagcaccaaatttgtcaagtgcgggctcattttcaaaattggcagcactaaatttgtcaagtgcgggctcatattccaaaattggcagcaacaaattagtcaagtgcgggctcatttttcAAATTGgctttggcagcacttgagaaacatcaagtgcgggcagtCCATGTgttgcacatgtaaaagcccgcactaaaccccttaaaatgagcccgcacttgaggtttttCCCTCTAGtgatagctttgacgaatttggtttagtttggtggtagttgagcattttgttttagaaattataggaaaagtctttacgatccatcattgatcgaatcaagtactaatcgacttcgatcattccaacttagatatgccatatcttatggagctagatcgtgaaattacaacacacaatcattgatgaccatttttggtctcaagtaatcatcaacatgatctatcctagatctttatgatttcttgccatgtggattttatacttctgaatctttgaactagccaaacaaattcaaacttatatcactttgagtaaataaaccaatattcactcaaatttaggtgaaataataaagtcataaaatctctttctttagctttgaactctatcgtctaggcgttctaaaaatagttcatatcttttgttactttcaacaagtaagactagcttgtcttgaattgatctagaaatcaataaactttcaaaagtccatcaaaatagagcttatgaatgttaacttgttgatatggtctaagcaacaatgccaaagttttgtggaactcaaatcaagagattgatttgaacctagtaaagttctttttgttaaagagttgtttgttttaatcaagcatattgactcaacccgtaaatgaccattccattcaaataaacaaacaaacattgtttttgttcttcttgaatgtgagtctttctgtgtttgaaacagaaatttaggtatgctgattatggaacaaaataaccattaagttccagccttgaaaggacttaaaacaaactagatgaccctacaactaatgtagcatttccatgcttcatttcccacttgtaggccattagtgtagcctagcttccattgtttgagttattaccgaagtaagaacctcaagcggtatatgataccaaggaagtttgattgctaggtcacttctctttaaacataaacttataggtagaaacggaattgtaaattccttttatttgttcctttgttttcctatttcttgtacctttctaatagccttaagaattgaattctttagtgttgacttttatactttgtttagacatgtccaatgtcactccaacaaagttcttaccatttatgttgaatattctgtttcaactagatgatcttaccagaagcttctaaagttctctaagcatcgatctatttgaatgtctagggactagactcattcgagaattaaatggacaaagatattaggttgttaaccattggtaaagctgagcgtttaaacttaatgctttatgatctcaaaactacattgtattttttttgaatccacaagcaccaatcggttcgccattcgattttgatattcgaaaacaaccataaaagtcgctaaaacaaacgtacattttaaattgctcactttctctcatttccgtgaatcgttcttggattcactaccaatcgaggaaatttactgttacctttctaaaaggatttattgcagtaaaagatatttaattataaacaataattaaaacatacattgaagcatgcaaagtctaaacatttatcatgagtaataacttgaaaattaaagcaatcatgcaatttaaacaagttattggcattttattcgattttattgttccggcaggtgtgaataaaatgattccaagacccttaaatcattgaaaaattaagcacattatttattttgactcaattctaaaatattttaggtgagcaaaagccttttgctaaaagtctagaaactactcttggttgataggtacgtctaaggacttattaggtaaacctatcaattttgccacgacataaaaggactccttacttatatcgttgagtttcaccaaaactaacatgtactcacaattatttgtgtaccttacccctttgggatcaataagtaacacctcgctgagcgtaaaactattactagattgatgtaaaggttatccaagtaagtgttattttggcatgacaccttttaactcaatttttaagtttggaacttaaggctcttactatgttggttagattttaagtgaactaaaatccttaatcatgcaacataatcaagccacaatctcatgcatatttaagacatatttaacagcaataaataacttaaaa encodes:
- the LOC110779410 gene encoding zinc finger BED domain-containing protein DAYSLEEPER-like, coding for MPRVGYQDGSVDQIEQFGILLSVFCENIPRYMALRFTCIIAGSLHDLDLYLEEPVLPQMYNFIVLHWWKENGFKYPQLSWMACNFLAIPLSVVTHSDAYYTERREANWRLLSFKPELINALKCTRSWKFGYVRSNISCSEAQLNFYETVMRS